The Phycisphaerae bacterium genome window below encodes:
- a CDS encoding beta-lactamase family protein: protein MSSHRILCCVVLLLAAVADALAADINQEALSRAKAALHRAVDDGQAAGVVHLVVKDGRVLYSEAAGFSDVEDKTPLRSDSILRFYSMSKPVVTVAAMRLYEEGRFKLDDPVARYIPVFSKATVLQKTGGTEERVAPRRPITIRDVLRHSTGYSYGDEEAVRGAYEREGLRYWGPLEMFPPRMTIAKAAEALARVPALHHPGERFTYGFNTDLLGRLIEVWSGRPLDEFLRQAVLEPLEMVDTGFSVPKEKRARFTSCHALRDGKFVVVDKARTSPFNDGFEFLSGGGGLVSTVGDYANFCQMLVDGGQFKGRRLLKDDTIRMMFTDQLKRVGGSFQFGLGFGIDEVALGSDGNQRKAVQYSWGGYASTDFRIVPGERLIQIVARQQVPNTHDLADRLIKIVYSGLSASVENPGKATEARPE from the coding sequence ATGTCGAGTCATCGAATCCTGTGCTGTGTCGTTCTACTGCTCGCGGCGGTCGCCGATGCTCTCGCTGCGGACATCAACCAGGAAGCACTGTCGCGAGCTAAGGCGGCGCTGCATCGCGCGGTGGATGATGGTCAGGCCGCGGGCGTGGTGCACCTGGTGGTGAAGGACGGACGGGTTCTCTACTCCGAGGCCGCTGGCTTCAGCGACGTCGAGGACAAAACGCCGCTCAGAAGCGACTCGATCCTCCGCTTCTACTCCATGTCCAAGCCAGTTGTGACAGTGGCCGCGATGAGGTTATACGAAGAAGGCCGGTTCAAGCTGGATGATCCGGTAGCCCGTTACATCCCGGTGTTCTCGAAAGCCACCGTGCTCCAGAAAACCGGCGGCACCGAGGAGCGAGTTGCGCCCAGGCGTCCGATCACAATCCGCGATGTCCTGCGCCACAGCACCGGGTACAGCTACGGCGACGAGGAAGCCGTCCGCGGCGCCTACGAGCGGGAGGGGCTGCGCTACTGGGGGCCCCTGGAGATGTTCCCTCCGCGGATGACGATCGCGAAGGCCGCGGAGGCCTTGGCTCGGGTTCCTGCCTTGCATCACCCCGGCGAGCGGTTCACTTACGGCTTCAACACGGATCTGCTGGGCCGCCTGATTGAAGTCTGGTCCGGCCGGCCGCTGGATGAATTCCTGCGCCAGGCGGTTCTCGAGCCCTTGGAGATGGTGGATACGGGTTTCTCGGTGCCGAAGGAGAAGCGTGCCCGGTTCACTTCCTGCCATGCCCTCCGGGACGGCAAGTTCGTGGTTGTAGACAAGGCTCGCACAAGTCCGTTCAACGACGGATTCGAGTTCCTGTCCGGCGGTGGAGGCCTGGTGTCGACGGTGGGCGACTATGCGAACTTCTGCCAGATGCTGGTGGACGGCGGACAATTCAAAGGCCGGCGACTGCTGAAGGACGACACGATCAGGATGATGTTCACCGACCAACTCAAGCGTGTCGGCGGCTCCTTCCAGTTCGGCCTCGGTTTCGGCATCGACGAAGTGGCGCTGGGATCCGACGGCAACCAACGCAAGGCGGTGCAGTATTCGTGGGGCGGCTACGCCAGCACCGATTTCCGGATCGTCCCCGGCGAACGGCTGATTCAGATCGTCGCCCGCCAGCAGGTCCCCAATACCCATGACCTGGCCGACCGGTTGATCAAGATCGTCTACAGCGGCCTGAGCGCAAGTGTGGAAAACCCGGGAAAGGCGACGGAGGCCCGGCCTGAATGA